The sequence ttctttttatttagtGTATAAAGAATCTACGATTAATCAAGTTAATGAAACAGAGCATAGCTCTGTAACTTCCGAGCAGGAAGAATGTACGGAAACAAACTACTTACTTGGATAGTTTATTCGATGTGATAAAGGAACAACACAAAATCGCACCAGAAACTATCAATTTGACAGCTTCGCTTATACATTCTAAAGTCTCTTTGTGCAAATCAGCACTGATATCTTTCATCTGTTTCAAGTATTTACCCAGCTTAAGCATAGCTTTAAGAAGGTCTATGCATTCTCTGTCATTTGCAGAAATATTGTCGAATCTTTCTAAAACATTAGCTATCGCCAAAAGCCCCACTGCAACTAGAAAGCTGGGATTTCAAGAATTTCTACATCAAACAACCAAAAACACTGCCATTTAAAACATTGAAAGGAAATCACTGTACACTGTTCTTGATTCTAGACAAACAAATATATTAAGATCCGAATTACCTGATCCGAGAACATTTTTGCAGCATCTGAAATGCCATCAAACAATTTAGAAAAGTCTGAGGCAACAGGTTGTACTAAATCCCTTAGCTCTGTTCCACTGTCAATTATTTTGCAGCCCAAGTCCTGTAAACATCCGTATAAAGTATAAATCCGTTACAAACGAAATGGCAGAAAGTAAAAGGAGAAAAAAGAAACAAATGTGCTATACCTGGTTAATGATAGCCGACAAAACGTTATCGATGTAGCGTATAAGTAGATCGAGGGGCAGGCTAGAAAGGCCAGTTGTAGGACTAGGTTTGCCACTCATCTTGATAGCGCTATTAACGAGCGCTCTCAAGACTCAATCAGGCTGAAAACGTAAGAAGGGagcaaaataataaatcaaaaataTAGTACACCTTATTAAATTGTTATGATCAAACAAAATAGCATCTTACAGAAAAGATTTCTGGATGCAAAATTTGCCCGGCCGTTATAGTGATGCTATGAAGCGAAATTTTGAGTCACAAGGAATTGCAACCTCTTAAAAAGCCTGATCTTGCATTGACAGCCGGCAGTTCTTCGTAAAACCATCTTCTTCGTAGCATCAAAGAATACGCGTAGGATAGCGACTTCTGCATCTTCCCAGGGCTTTCCATAAGAAAGGGCACAACAATTCCACATAAAATAAGCGTTGGTTTTTCGTCTCCAATAAACTGCTCGTGCTCCGAAATTTCAATCTCTTCGCAAAAGAGAGTTTGAGTTTAAAGAGGATATTGAATAAATTCCCCACGTTAGGCTGCTGCATTGACTATCTAACACTCACTTTCACATTACGTAATCTGGAGGTGTCCTCATCGAAGCGAGACTAATCTCTTAGTGTGTACGACTCGTTCAATACATCTACCGCCACTGAATGTGCCTCGGTCGAAAGCTGGGATTTCAAGAATTTCTACATCAAACAGCCAAAAAAATAATGCCATTTAAAAACATTGTAAAGAAAATACTGTACACTGTTCCAGattctaaataaataaaatattcaagatcCTAAATACCTGATCCGTGAACATTTTTGCACCCTCTGAAATGCCATCAAACAATTTAGAAAAATCTGAGGCAACAGGCTGCACTAAATCCCTTAACTCCATTCCACTGTCAATTATTTTGCAGCCCAATCCCTGTAAGCATCCGTATAAATTTTAAATCCATCACAAAAAACAGCAGAAATTAAAAGCAGAGAATTGATGCAAATGTCCTGTACCTGGTTATTGAGAGCAGACAAAACATTATCGATGTAACGTATGAGGAGATTGAGGGACAAGCCAGAGAGGCCAGTCGTAGAAGAAGATTTGCGAGTAACAGCAGTCTCATTTTGGTTATTGGCAGCTGTACTCGTTGAGGAGTTATTCATTTTGTTGCTATTAACGGGTTCGCTCAATCAGGCTGAAATCTTAGACGAAAAAGATATAAAGAAATCAAAGATATAGCACACCATATTATGATCAAGCATATAACATTTTATAGATCTGGGCACATAAGTAGCGCTTACCATTTTGAACGATCCTGTGAATTTTGAGTTGCAGGAATTACTACCTCTACAAAAGCCTGATCTCGCATTTTTAGCCGCCTGTTCTTCGTAAAACCAGCATCTTCGCAGCAACACAGAAAGACGTATAGGACAGAGACATTTGCATCTTCGCAGAGCTTCCCATAAGAAAGAACACAATAATTCCACACGGAATAAGTCGCATTGATTTCTCTTCAACAAGTTGCCGTGTGCTCcacaatttctaaaataaaataaaattgaagagTCAATGTTTTCTGagttgaaagaggaatattcaacGAAGTCCACATTAAGCTTGGATAAGATC is a genomic window of Cryptomeria japonica chromosome 7, Sugi_1.0, whole genome shotgun sequence containing:
- the LOC131856587 gene encoding uncharacterized protein LOC131856587, translated to MNNSSTSTAANNQNETAVTRKSSSTTGLSGLSLNLLIRYIDNVLSALNNQGLGCKIIDSGMELRDLVQPVASDFSKLFDGISEGAKMFTDQKFLKSQLSTEAHSVAVDVLNESYTLRD